A window from Pseudomonas alloputida encodes these proteins:
- the ppsA gene encoding phosphoenolpyruvate synthase yields the protein MVEYVVSLDKLGVHDVEHVGGKNASLGEMISNLAGAGVSVPGGFATTAQAYRDFLEQSGLNDRIHAALDALDVDDINALTKTGAQIRQWVMEAEFPPRLDSEIRTAFAEMAAGNDNMAVAVRSSATAEDLPDASFAGQQETFLNIRGVDNVIRAAKEVFASLFNDRAIAYRVHQGFDHKLVALSAGVQRMVRSETGTAGVMFTLDTESGFRDVVFITGAYGLGETVVQGAVNPDEFYVHKNTLQAGRPAILRRNLGSKAIKMIYGDEAKAGRSVKTVEVDRAERARFCLTDAEVSELAKQAMIIEQHYQRPMDIEWAKDGDDGKLYIVQARPETVKSRSSANVMERYLLKEKGTVLVEGRAIGQRIGAGKVRVINDVSEMDKVQPGDVLVSDMTDPDWEPVMKRASAIVTNRGGRTCHAAIIARELGIPAVVGCGNATQVLKDGQGVTVSCAEGDTGFIFEGELGFDIKQNSVDAMPELPFKIMMNVGNPDRAFDFAQLPNAGVGLARLEFIINRMIGVHPKALLNYAGLPADLKDSVDKRIAGYNDPVGFYVEKLVEGISTLAAAFYPKKVIVRLSDFKSNEYANLIGGKLYEPEEENPMLGFRGASRYISESFRDCFELECRALKRVRNEMGLTNVEIMVPFVRTLGEASQVVDLLAENGLARGDNGLRVIMMCELPSNAILAEEFLEYFDGFSIGSNDLTQLTLGLDRDSGIIAHLFDERNPAVKKLLANAIAACNKAGKYIGICGQGPSDHPDLAKWLMEQGIESVSLNPDSVLETWFFLAEGQGAA from the coding sequence TTGGTAGAGTACGTAGTTTCCCTCGATAAGCTCGGCGTCCATGATGTGGAGCATGTGGGGGGCAAGAACGCATCCCTGGGCGAGATGATCAGTAACCTCGCCGGTGCCGGCGTGTCGGTGCCGGGCGGCTTTGCCACTACGGCTCAGGCGTACCGTGACTTTCTCGAGCAGAGTGGGCTGAACGACCGCATTCACGCCGCGCTCGACGCGCTGGACGTTGACGACATCAATGCCCTGACCAAGACCGGCGCGCAGATTCGCCAGTGGGTCATGGAAGCCGAATTCCCGCCACGCCTGGATTCGGAAATCCGTACGGCCTTCGCCGAAATGGCCGCCGGCAACGACAACATGGCCGTTGCCGTGCGTTCCTCGGCTACCGCTGAAGACCTGCCGGACGCCTCGTTCGCCGGCCAGCAGGAAACCTTCCTCAACATCCGCGGCGTCGATAACGTGATCCGCGCGGCCAAGGAAGTGTTCGCTTCGCTGTTCAACGACCGCGCCATCGCCTACCGCGTGCACCAGGGCTTCGACCACAAGCTGGTGGCCCTGTCTGCCGGCGTGCAGCGCATGGTCCGCTCCGAAACCGGCACCGCCGGGGTGATGTTCACCCTCGACACCGAGTCGGGCTTCCGCGACGTGGTGTTCATCACCGGCGCCTATGGCCTGGGCGAAACCGTGGTGCAGGGTGCAGTCAACCCTGACGAATTCTACGTGCACAAGAACACCCTGCAGGCCGGCCGCCCGGCCATCCTGCGCCGCAACCTGGGCAGCAAGGCGATCAAGATGATCTACGGCGACGAGGCTAAGGCCGGTCGTTCGGTCAAGACCGTCGAAGTCGACCGCGCCGAGCGCGCACGCTTCTGCCTGACCGATGCCGAGGTCAGCGAGCTGGCCAAGCAGGCCATGATCATCGAGCAGCACTACCAGCGCCCGATGGACATCGAGTGGGCCAAGGACGGTGACGACGGCAAGCTGTACATCGTCCAGGCCCGCCCTGAGACGGTGAAGAGCCGTTCCAGCGCCAACGTCATGGAACGCTACCTGCTCAAAGAGAAAGGCACCGTGCTGGTCGAAGGCCGTGCCATTGGCCAGCGTATCGGCGCCGGCAAGGTTCGCGTCATCAACGACGTCTCAGAAATGGACAAGGTCCAGCCGGGTGACGTGCTGGTCTCCGACATGACCGACCCTGACTGGGAGCCGGTGATGAAGCGCGCCAGCGCCATCGTCACCAACCGCGGTGGCCGTACCTGCCACGCGGCGATCATCGCCCGTGAGCTGGGTATCCCGGCGGTTGTCGGTTGCGGCAACGCTACCCAGGTGCTGAAAGACGGCCAGGGCGTGACCGTTTCCTGTGCCGAAGGCGACACCGGCTTCATCTTCGAAGGTGAGCTGGGCTTCGACATCAAGCAGAACTCGGTCGATGCCATGCCGGAACTGCCGTTCAAGATCATGATGAACGTCGGCAACCCGGACCGCGCCTTCGACTTCGCCCAGCTGCCCAACGCCGGTGTCGGTCTGGCACGCCTGGAGTTCATCATCAACCGCATGATCGGCGTGCACCCCAAGGCGCTGCTGAACTATGCGGGCCTGCCTGCCGACCTGAAAGACAGCGTCGACAAGCGCATTGCCGGCTACAACGACCCGGTCGGCTTCTATGTCGAGAAGCTGGTCGAGGGTATCAGCACCCTGGCGGCGGCCTTCTACCCGAAAAAGGTCATCGTGCGTCTGTCGGACTTCAAGTCCAACGAGTACGCCAACCTGATCGGCGGCAAGCTGTACGAGCCGGAAGAAGAAAACCCGATGCTGGGCTTCCGCGGTGCTTCGCGTTACATCAGTGAATCGTTCCGTGACTGCTTCGAGCTCGAGTGCCGTGCACTGAAGCGTGTGCGCAACGAGATGGGCCTGACCAACGTCGAGATCATGGTGCCGTTCGTGCGTACCTTGGGCGAAGCCAGCCAGGTCGTCGACCTGCTCGCCGAAAACGGCCTGGCCCGCGGCGACAACGGCCTGCGCGTGATCATGATGTGCGAACTGCCGTCCAACGCCATCCTCGCCGAAGAGTTCCTGGAATACTTCGACGGCTTCTCGATCGGCTCCAACGACCTGACCCAGTTGACCCTGGGCCTGGACCGTGATTCGGGCATCATCGCCCACCTGTTCGACGAGCGTAACCCTGCGGTGAAGAAGCTGCTGGCCAACGCCATTGCCGCCTGCAACAAGGCTGGCAAGTACATCGGCATCTGCGGCCAAGGCCCATCGGACCACCCGGACCTGGCCAAGTGGCTGATGGAGCAGGGCATCGAAAGCGTGTCGCTGAACCCGGACTCGGTACTCGAGACCTGGTTCTTCCTGGCCGAAGGCCAAGGCGCGGCCTGA
- a CDS encoding OmpA family protein produces MKLKNTLGLAIGSLVAATSIGAMAQGQGAVETEIFYKKEFFDSQRDFKNDGNLFGGSIGYFLTDDVELRLGYDEVHNARGEDGKNIKGSNTALDAVYHFNNPYDAIRPYVSAGFSHQSLGQTGRGGRDHSTFANVGAGAKWYITDMFYARAGVEAQYNIDQGDTEWAPSVGVGLNFGGSPKQAEAAPAPVAEVCSDSDNDGVCDNVDKCPDTPANVTVDADGCPAVAEVVRVELDVKFDFDKSVVKPNSYGDIKNLADFMKQYPQTTTVVEGHTDSVGPDAYNQKLSERRANAVKQVLTQQYGVESSRVDSVGYGETRPVADNATEEGRAVNRRVEAQVEAQAK; encoded by the coding sequence ATGAAACTGAAAAACACCTTGGGCTTGGCCATTGGTTCGCTTGTAGCCGCCACTTCGATTGGCGCTATGGCACAAGGTCAAGGCGCCGTCGAGACTGAAATCTTCTACAAGAAAGAATTCTTCGACAGCCAGCGCGACTTCAAGAACGACGGCAACCTGTTCGGCGGCTCGATCGGTTACTTCCTGACCGACGACGTTGAGCTGCGTCTGGGCTACGACGAAGTGCACAACGCTCGTGGCGAAGACGGCAAGAACATCAAGGGCTCGAACACTGCCCTGGACGCCGTTTACCACTTCAACAACCCGTACGACGCTATCCGTCCATACGTTTCCGCTGGTTTCTCGCACCAGTCGCTGGGCCAGACCGGCCGTGGCGGTCGTGACCACTCCACCTTCGCCAACGTTGGCGCTGGCGCCAAGTGGTACATCACCGACATGTTCTATGCCCGTGCCGGCGTAGAAGCTCAGTACAACATCGACCAGGGCGACACCGAGTGGGCCCCGAGCGTTGGTGTTGGCCTGAACTTCGGCGGTAGCCCGAAGCAAGCTGAAGCTGCTCCTGCTCCAGTTGCTGAAGTCTGCTCCGACTCCGACAACGACGGCGTGTGCGACAACGTCGACAAGTGCCCAGACACCCCGGCCAACGTTACCGTTGACGCCGACGGCTGCCCGGCTGTTGCCGAAGTCGTTCGCGTTGAGCTGGACGTCAAGTTCGACTTCGACAAGTCGGTCGTCAAGCCTAACAGCTACGGCGACATCAAAAACCTGGCTGACTTCATGAAGCAGTACCCACAAACCACCACCGTGGTTGAAGGTCACACTGACTCCGTGGGTCCAGACGCTTACAACCAGAAGCTGTCCGAGCGTCGTGCCAACGCTGTCAAGCAAGTGCTGACCCAGCAGTACGGCGTAGAATCCAGCCGTGTTGACTCGGTTGGCTACGGCGAAACCCGTCCGGTTGCTGACAACGCCACCGAAGAAGGCCGTGCTGTCAACCGTCGCGTTGAAGCTCAGGTAGAAGCCCAGGCCAAGTAA
- a CDS encoding zinc transporter ZntB, translated as MFEEDNAQWGLVHALVLDGKGGARSIARTELDDLQLQPEQSLWLHWDRSHPQTRSWLLHDSGLSEFACELLLEENTRPRLLPMADEQLLLFLRGVNLNPGAEPEDMVSVRIFAEAQRVISLRLRPLRASDEILQLLEQGRGPKSASELLLLMGELLTEKVQGLVSDLAELVDLEEEKVESDERYAPEQGSLQQIRRRAAGLRRFLAPQREIYAQLSRSKWSWFANADADYWNELNNSLIRYLEELELARERAALVLESEDRRRSERMNRTMYRFGIITCIFLPMSFVTGLLGINVGGIPGAENPLGFLFACIVVLGLAVGQWWLFRRLRWV; from the coding sequence ATGTTCGAGGAAGACAACGCGCAGTGGGGGCTGGTGCATGCCCTGGTGCTCGATGGCAAAGGTGGCGCGCGCTCGATTGCCCGTACCGAACTGGACGACCTGCAGTTGCAACCGGAGCAGAGCCTGTGGCTGCACTGGGACCGCAGCCATCCGCAAACCCGTTCCTGGCTGCTGCACGACAGCGGCCTGAGCGAGTTCGCCTGCGAGCTGCTGCTGGAAGAAAACACCCGGCCGCGCCTGCTGCCCATGGCGGACGAACAGCTGTTGCTGTTCCTGCGGGGGGTCAACCTCAACCCGGGTGCCGAGCCCGAAGACATGGTTTCGGTACGCATCTTCGCCGAGGCGCAGCGGGTTATTTCGCTGCGCCTGCGGCCGTTGCGCGCCAGCGATGAAATTCTCCAGCTGCTGGAACAGGGCAGGGGGCCGAAATCGGCCTCGGAACTGTTGCTGTTGATGGGCGAGTTGCTGACCGAAAAGGTCCAGGGCCTGGTCAGCGACCTGGCCGAGCTCGTCGATCTGGAGGAAGAAAAGGTCGAATCCGACGAGCGGTATGCCCCGGAGCAGGGCAGCCTGCAGCAGATCCGCCGCCGTGCCGCTGGCTTGCGCCGCTTTCTCGCCCCGCAACGGGAAATCTACGCGCAGTTGTCGCGCAGCAAATGGAGCTGGTTCGCCAATGCCGACGCCGATTACTGGAATGAACTCAACAACAGCCTGATCCGCTACCTCGAAGAGCTGGAACTGGCCCGCGAACGCGCTGCGCTGGTGCTGGAAAGCGAGGACCGGCGGCGCAGCGAGCGGATGAACCGCACCATGTACCGCTTTGGCATCATCACCTGCATCTTCCTGCCCATGAGCTTTGTCACCGGGCTGCTGGGCATCAATGTCGGCGGCATCCCCGGGGCGGAAAACCCTTTGGGCTTCCTGTTCGCCTGCATCGTCGTGCTGGGGTTGGCCGTGGGGCAGTGGTGGCTGTTCCGGCGGTTGCGGTGGGTATAG
- a CDS encoding alpha/beta fold hydrolase, with protein MQSSSTLFPVALLSAERRGDLSEDVYRIKAGNGPDPSVELAITRLGLADQAQAQGVPVILLHGSFSNRRFWYSPKGVGLGAYLARAGFDVWIPEMRGHGLSPRNHDWKHNSVAAYARDDLPLINAFVREQSGQAPHWVGHSLGGTTLVAALGGGFLAAEQLASVALFGTQISRVYWPLKVPPLAWGAKLVLKRWGQISGPRFKRGPEDEPIGLALESMRWHGLFGRFGDKQNDWWAGLAEVDVPLLAVAGAGDFQDPVWACRKLFEQLGGERKQFLRLGREEGFEAFGHVDMLVSKAAQVQVWPLVERWLHNPLLPVHASTVVAEPVPAS; from the coding sequence ATGCAAAGCAGCAGCACTTTATTCCCCGTGGCCCTGCTCAGTGCCGAGCGCCGCGGCGATCTCAGCGAAGACGTGTATCGGATCAAGGCCGGCAATGGCCCGGACCCCAGCGTCGAGCTCGCCATCACCCGTCTGGGGCTGGCCGACCAGGCTCAGGCCCAGGGCGTGCCGGTCATTCTCCTGCATGGCAGTTTTTCCAATCGGCGCTTCTGGTATTCGCCCAAAGGGGTTGGCCTGGGCGCCTACCTTGCACGTGCCGGTTTCGATGTCTGGATCCCGGAAATGCGAGGCCACGGCCTGTCGCCGCGTAACCATGACTGGAAACACAACAGCGTTGCCGCCTACGCCCGTGATGACCTGCCGCTGATCAACGCCTTCGTGCGCGAGCAATCGGGCCAGGCGCCGCACTGGGTTGGTCATTCCCTGGGTGGCACCACCCTGGTAGCTGCGCTGGGCGGTGGTTTTCTGGCTGCCGAGCAGTTGGCCAGCGTGGCGCTGTTCGGTACCCAGATCAGCCGTGTCTATTGGCCGTTGAAAGTGCCGCCGCTGGCTTGGGGCGCGAAGCTGGTGCTCAAGCGTTGGGGGCAGATATCCGGGCCACGTTTCAAGCGTGGGCCTGAAGACGAGCCGATAGGCCTCGCCCTGGAGAGCATGCGCTGGCACGGCCTGTTCGGGCGCTTTGGCGACAAGCAGAACGATTGGTGGGCAGGGCTGGCTGAAGTGGATGTACCGCTGCTGGCAGTGGCCGGTGCAGGGGACTTCCAGGACCCGGTGTGGGCCTGTCGCAAGCTGTTCGAGCAGTTGGGCGGCGAGCGCAAGCAGTTCCTGCGGCTGGGTCGTGAAGAAGGTTTCGAGGCCTTTGGGCATGTCGACATGCTGGTGAGCAAGGCTGCGCAGGTGCAGGTGTGGCCGCTGGTGGAGCGCTGGCTGCACAACCCGCTGCTGCCGGTGCATGCGTCCACTGTCGTTGCGGAACCTGTGCCTGCCAGCTGA
- the ppsR gene encoding posphoenolpyruvate synthetase regulatory kinase/phosphorylase PpsR, translating to MKRTAFFISDGTGITAETLGQSLLAQFESIPFNKFTRPYIDSPDKARVMVQQINAAAERDGVRPIIFDTIVNQDIREILATSNGFMIDIFSSFLSPLEQELIAHSSYSVGKSHSIGGNSNYMERIEAVNFALDNDDGARTHYYDKADLILVGVSRCGKTPTCLYMAMQFGIRAANYPLTEDDMERLQLPAVLKKHHSKLFGLTIDPDRLTAIRHERKPNSRYSSFAQCEFEVREVESLFRRENIPNINSTHFSVEEISAKILVEKGVERRFK from the coding sequence ATGAAACGAACCGCGTTCTTCATCTCCGACGGCACCGGTATCACTGCCGAAACCCTGGGCCAGAGTTTGCTCGCGCAATTCGAGAGCATTCCCTTCAACAAATTCACCCGCCCTTACATCGACTCGCCGGACAAAGCGCGGGTCATGGTCCAGCAAATCAACGCTGCGGCCGAGCGGGATGGGGTCCGCCCGATCATCTTCGACACCATTGTCAACCAGGACATCCGCGAGATCCTGGCGACGTCGAATGGCTTCATGATCGACATCTTTTCTTCGTTTTTATCCCCACTTGAGCAGGAATTGATTGCCCATTCGTCGTATTCCGTGGGCAAATCCCACTCGATTGGTGGCAATTCCAACTACATGGAACGCATCGAGGCGGTGAATTTCGCCCTGGATAACGACGATGGTGCACGCACCCACTACTACGACAAAGCCGACCTGATTCTGGTTGGCGTGTCGCGTTGCGGCAAAACCCCAACCTGCCTGTACATGGCCATGCAGTTCGGCATCCGTGCCGCCAATTACCCGCTGACCGAGGATGACATGGAGCGCCTGCAGCTGCCGGCGGTGCTGAAAAAGCACCACAGCAAGCTGTTCGGCCTGACCATCGACCCCGACCGCCTCACCGCCATCCGCCACGAACGCAAGCCCAACAGCCGTTATTCCAGCTTTGCCCAGTGCGAATTCGAAGTGCGTGAAGTGGAAAGCCTGTTCCGCAGGGAGAACATTCCCAATATCAATTCCACGCATTTTTCGGTGGAAGAGATTTCCGCCAAGATCCTGGTCGAAAAAGGCGTGGAGAGACGGTTCAAGTAA
- the rraA gene encoding ribonuclease E activity regulator RraA, whose translation MQHYVTPDLCDAYPDLVQVLEPMFSNFGGRDSFGGQIVTIKCFEDNSLVKEQVELDGKGKVLVVDGGGSLRRALLGDMLAEKAAKNGWEGLVIYGCVRDVDVLIQTDVGVQALASHPMKTDKRGIGDLNVVVTFAGVTFRPGEYVYADNNGVLVSPKPLKMPE comes from the coding sequence ATGCAGCATTACGTAACGCCCGACCTGTGTGACGCCTACCCGGACCTGGTACAAGTGCTGGAGCCGATGTTCAGCAATTTTGGTGGCCGCGATTCGTTCGGTGGCCAGATCGTTACCATCAAGTGTTTCGAGGACAATTCGCTGGTCAAGGAGCAGGTCGAACTCGACGGCAAGGGCAAAGTGCTGGTGGTCGATGGCGGTGGGTCGCTGCGCCGTGCGCTGCTCGGCGACATGCTCGCCGAAAAAGCCGCAAAAAACGGTTGGGAAGGCTTGGTGATCTACGGCTGCGTGCGTGATGTCGACGTGCTGATCCAGACCGACGTTGGCGTGCAGGCCCTGGCCAGCCACCCGATGAAGACCGACAAGCGGGGTATTGGCGATCTCAACGTGGTGGTGACCTTCGCCGGGGTAACTTTCCGCCCGGGTGAGTATGTGTATGCCGACAACAATGGCGTGCTGGTCTCGCCGAAACCGCTGAAAATGCCGGAGTAA
- the cobA gene encoding uroporphyrinogen-III C-methyltransferase encodes MNAKVWLVGAGPGDPELLTLKAVRALQQAAVVMVDDLVNPAVLEHCPQARIMTVGKRGGCRSTPQAFIQRLMLRHARQGRCVVRLKGGDPCIFGRGGEEALWLQGHGIEVEVINGITAGLAGATQCGIPLTSRGVSRGVTLVTAHTQDDSELNWAALAQGGTTLVVYMGVARLEQVRQGLLAGGMAPGMPVAMIENASLPQQRECRSDVQGMVEAARAFGLRSPAILVIGEVVGEQQAMGRIAIAG; translated from the coding sequence ATGAATGCAAAAGTATGGCTGGTCGGTGCCGGCCCTGGTGACCCTGAACTGCTCACCCTCAAGGCAGTGCGTGCGTTGCAGCAAGCCGCCGTGGTCATGGTAGACGACCTCGTCAACCCGGCAGTGCTCGAGCATTGCCCGCAGGCCCGGATAATGACCGTGGGCAAGCGCGGCGGCTGCCGCTCTACACCGCAAGCGTTCATTCAGCGCCTGATGCTGCGCCACGCGCGACAGGGCCGTTGCGTGGTGCGGCTCAAGGGCGGCGACCCTTGCATTTTCGGCCGTGGCGGTGAAGAGGCGCTGTGGTTGCAAGGGCATGGCATCGAAGTGGAGGTGATCAATGGCATCACCGCCGGCCTGGCCGGGGCCACCCAATGCGGGATTCCCCTGACTTCACGGGGCGTGAGCCGAGGGGTGACGCTGGTGACGGCGCACACCCAGGACGATAGCGAGCTGAACTGGGCGGCCTTGGCTCAGGGCGGGACAACGCTGGTGGTCTACATGGGAGTGGCGCGGCTGGAACAAGTGCGCCAAGGATTGCTGGCGGGGGGCATGGCGCCGGGAATGCCGGTGGCGATGATCGAAAATGCCTCGTTGCCGCAGCAGCGGGAGTGCAGAAGCGATGTGCAGGGAATGGTGGAAGCTGCGCGGGCGTTTGGTTTGCGTAGCCCGGCAATCCTGGTGATTGGGGAGGTGGTTGGGGAGCAGCAGGCTATGGGGCGGATCGCAATCGCAGGCTGA
- the sigX gene encoding RNA polymerase sigma factor SigX has translation MRYDPRELTDEELVARSHEELYHVTRAYEELMRRYQRTLFNVCARYLGNDRDADDVCQEVMLKVLYGLKNFEGKSKFKTWLYSITYNECITQYRKERRKRRLMDALSLDPVEEASEDKAPKPEEKGGLDKWLVHVNPIDREILVLRFVAELEFQEIADIMHMGLSATKMRYKRALDKLREKFAGLDET, from the coding sequence ATGCGCTATGACCCCCGCGAGCTCACAGACGAAGAGTTGGTGGCGCGTTCGCATGAGGAGCTGTACCACGTTACCCGCGCCTATGAAGAGCTCATGCGGCGCTACCAACGGACCCTGTTCAACGTCTGTGCGCGTTATCTGGGGAACGACCGTGACGCGGACGATGTCTGTCAGGAAGTGATGCTGAAAGTGCTGTACGGGCTGAAGAACTTCGAGGGTAAGTCGAAGTTCAAGACCTGGCTCTACAGCATCACCTACAACGAGTGCATTACCCAGTACCGCAAGGAGCGTCGCAAACGTCGGTTGATGGATGCCTTGAGTCTGGACCCTGTTGAAGAGGCGTCCGAAGACAAGGCTCCGAAGCCGGAAGAAAAAGGCGGGCTGGACAAGTGGCTGGTGCATGTGAACCCGATTGACCGGGAAATTCTGGTGCTGCGTTTTGTCGCAGAGCTGGAGTTCCAGGAAATTGCCGACATCATGCACATGGGCCTGAGCGCGACGAAAATGCGTTACAAGCGCGCGCTAGACAAGCTTCGGGAGAAATTTGCCGGCCTTGATGAAACTTAG
- a CDS encoding mechanosensitive ion channel family protein yields the protein MELDLWTQSLVTAMTALWTKVANFIPNLFGALVVVLLGFVVAKLLDTLLSKLLAKFGLDRLMAGTGLTKMLGRGGIQVPISTLIGKIVYWFVLLIFLVSAAESLGLERVSATLDMLALYLPKVFGAALVLLAGVLLAQVANGLVRGAAEGIGLEYSAGLGRITQGLVIIISISVAISQLEVKTDLLNHVIVIGLITVGLAVALAMGLGSREIAGQILAGIYVRELYQVGQQVRIGEVEGHIEEIGTVKTTLLTDDGELVSLANRELLEQRVNSR from the coding sequence ATGGAACTCGATCTCTGGACCCAGAGCCTGGTCACCGCGATGACTGCCCTTTGGACCAAGGTAGCGAACTTCATCCCCAACCTGTTCGGCGCGCTGGTCGTGGTGCTGCTCGGTTTCGTGGTGGCCAAGCTGCTCGACACGCTGCTGTCCAAACTGTTGGCCAAATTTGGCCTGGACCGCCTGATGGCCGGCACCGGCCTCACCAAAATGCTCGGTCGCGGCGGCATCCAGGTGCCGATCTCGACCCTGATCGGCAAGATCGTCTATTGGTTCGTGCTGCTCATCTTCCTGGTCTCGGCTGCCGAATCGCTGGGCCTTGAGCGGGTTTCGGCAACCCTCGACATGCTCGCCCTGTACTTGCCCAAGGTGTTCGGCGCGGCTCTGGTGCTGCTGGCCGGCGTACTGCTGGCGCAGGTGGCCAACGGCCTGGTGCGTGGCGCTGCCGAAGGTATCGGCCTGGAATATTCGGCGGGCCTGGGGCGTATTACCCAAGGCCTGGTGATCATCATCAGCATCTCGGTGGCCATCAGCCAGCTTGAAGTGAAAACCGACCTGCTGAACCACGTCATCGTTATCGGGCTGATTACCGTTGGTCTGGCCGTTGCCTTGGCCATGGGCCTTGGCAGTCGCGAAATTGCCGGGCAGATCCTGGCCGGCATCTACGTGCGCGAGCTGTACCAAGTCGGCCAGCAGGTGCGGATTGGAGAGGTCGAAGGGCATATCGAGGAGATCGGTACGGTGAAGACGACGCTGCTGACCGATGATGGCGAACTGGTGTCACTGGCTAACCGCGAGCTGCTTGAACAGCGCGTCAATAGCCGCTAA